From Methanocella sp., the proteins below share one genomic window:
- a CDS encoding formate--phosphoribosylaminoimidazolecarboxamide ligase yields MSGDMLDRYDLDNIAIGTLGSHSALNILKGAKEEGFRTVCICKEKDAIMYRKFGVADEMVLVQDFSELISEPVQERLRRLNAILIPHGSFTAFLSTEQLIHDLHVPVFGNRELLRWEADRKAQEEWLRKAGLRLPATFKTPEEIDRLTIAKLPGAKGGRGYFLAESPEVFHNKFSDMVRRGLLKEEDGDRIHLQEYVIGANIYPSYFSSIMKNDVELLAADRRYESSVDAIGRIPASEQLEFQVNPTYTVVGNFPVVIRESLLPELMRMGDSVHEMAKRLAPPGIIGPFCLETVITDDLRIYTFEISARIVAGTNVGIGTSPYAYLKYGENMYMGRRIALEIKEALRQGRLREALA; encoded by the coding sequence ATGAGCGGGGACATGCTGGACAGGTATGACCTGGACAATATTGCCATAGGCACGCTGGGCTCCCATTCGGCCCTGAACATCCTTAAGGGCGCGAAGGAGGAAGGCTTCCGGACCGTCTGCATCTGTAAGGAAAAAGATGCGATCATGTACCGGAAGTTCGGCGTCGCGGACGAAATGGTGCTCGTCCAGGATTTTAGCGAGCTCATAAGCGAGCCGGTCCAGGAGAGGCTCCGGCGCCTCAACGCCATTCTCATCCCCCATGGCTCGTTCACTGCTTTCTTAAGCACGGAACAGCTCATCCATGATCTGCACGTGCCCGTCTTCGGGAACCGGGAGCTTCTCCGCTGGGAGGCTGACCGTAAAGCTCAGGAGGAATGGCTGAGGAAGGCAGGGCTCCGGCTCCCTGCCACCTTCAAGACGCCCGAAGAGATCGACCGGCTGACCATCGCGAAGCTGCCGGGCGCAAAGGGCGGCAGAGGCTATTTCCTGGCAGAATCGCCCGAAGTTTTCCATAATAAGTTCAGCGACATGGTCCGGCGAGGACTCCTAAAGGAAGAGGACGGGGACAGGATTCATTTGCAGGAATACGTGATAGGAGCGAATATTTACCCCAGCTACTTCTCCTCTATCATGAAAAACGACGTGGAACTGTTAGCGGCCGACAGGCGCTACGAGTCCTCCGTCGACGCCATTGGCCGGATCCCCGCGTCCGAACAGCTTGAGTTCCAGGTGAACCCGACCTATACGGTCGTGGGCAACTTCCCCGTCGTGATCCGGGAGTCGCTACTACCGGAGCTGATGCGGATGGGCGACAGCGTCCATGAGATGGCGAAGAGGCTGGCGCCGCCTGGTATTATCGGGCCTTTCTGCCTGGAGACCGTGATAACGGACGACTTAAGGATATATACGTTCGAGATCTCGGCGCGCATCGTGGCGGGCACCAACGTGGGCATCGGCACCTCACCGTATGCGTATTTAAAGTATGGTGAGAACATGTACATGGGAAGGCGCATCGCCCTCGAGATAAAGGAAGCCCTTCGGCAAGGCAGACTCCGCGAGGCCCTGGCATAG